From Diaminobutyricibacter sp. McL0608, one genomic window encodes:
- a CDS encoding ABC transporter substrate-binding protein, with translation MHSTHHPKRLAAVVAVATAVALSIAGCSAGSSSGPTKISLSMQNPNVKTADPATWAIVQAFEKKYPNISVTVTGQPVAQHLQAISVAAQSHTLPDIFWVYKSTAEQMNKAGDLMDLAPVLKSLGLTDKIASSTLDNFSTGKVTYGVPYQGLLTGIWYNKKILSDNGLTVPKTFDDFVNVAKTLHSKGITTLSDGANQSSFSVWSFLVDLDRYGWESKEASILAGTSSYDNPDFINFYDSIAKLRKAGAFPSNVTTQTYQQAVNEFTSGKAAMLDAGIWASSAIQDSSVAPDAGFWNGPTFSDGVGKQDIVMNVASAPFAVSADVQKNDKKSAAVKKFIAFYYSDAAQQLLVDNGQPPVTNYTPKLDATKQSVLKGALEASTAAGLTSPKTQPDLVVSTAVASAMYDSIYGVIEGQLTSKQAVDLVQKAIEAGK, from the coding sequence ATGCACAGCACGCACCATCCGAAGAGACTCGCAGCTGTAGTTGCTGTCGCGACTGCAGTCGCATTGAGCATCGCAGGATGCTCGGCCGGATCGTCCAGTGGTCCGACGAAGATCAGCCTGTCGATGCAGAACCCGAACGTGAAGACTGCTGACCCCGCGACCTGGGCCATCGTCCAGGCTTTCGAGAAGAAGTACCCGAACATCTCGGTCACCGTCACCGGTCAGCCCGTGGCCCAGCACCTCCAGGCCATCTCGGTCGCAGCCCAGAGCCACACGCTCCCCGACATCTTCTGGGTCTACAAGTCCACTGCGGAGCAGATGAACAAGGCGGGCGACCTCATGGATCTCGCGCCGGTGCTGAAGAGTCTCGGCCTCACCGACAAGATCGCCTCGAGCACTCTGGACAACTTCTCCACCGGCAAGGTCACCTACGGCGTCCCGTACCAGGGCCTCCTGACGGGCATCTGGTACAACAAGAAGATCCTCAGCGACAACGGGCTGACCGTTCCGAAGACGTTCGACGACTTCGTCAACGTCGCCAAGACCCTGCACAGCAAGGGCATCACGACCCTCTCCGACGGCGCCAACCAGTCGTCGTTCTCGGTCTGGTCCTTCCTCGTCGACCTGGATCGCTACGGCTGGGAGAGCAAGGAGGCTTCGATCCTCGCGGGCACATCCAGCTACGACAACCCGGACTTCATCAACTTCTATGACAGCATCGCCAAGCTCCGCAAAGCGGGAGCCTTCCCGTCCAACGTGACGACGCAGACCTACCAGCAGGCGGTCAACGAGTTCACCAGCGGCAAAGCGGCGATGCTGGATGCGGGCATCTGGGCTTCCAGCGCCATCCAGGATTCATCGGTGGCACCCGACGCCGGCTTCTGGAACGGGCCGACCTTCTCCGACGGCGTTGGCAAGCAGGACATCGTCATGAACGTCGCCTCGGCCCCGTTCGCGGTCAGCGCTGACGTGCAGAAGAATGACAAGAAGAGCGCGGCCGTCAAGAAGTTCATCGCTTTCTACTACAGCGACGCAGCGCAGCAGCTGCTCGTCGACAACGGACAGCCGCCCGTGACGAACTACACGCCCAAGCTCGACGCGACGAAGCAGAGCGTCCTGAAGGGCGCCCTCGAGGCGTCCACCGCCGCGGGGCTCACCAGCCCGAAGACGCAGCCCGACCTCGTCGTGTCCACCGCAGTTGCAAGCGCCATGTATGACAGCATCTACGGCGTGATCGAGGGACAGCTGACTTCAAAGCAGGCGGTCGATCTGGTGCAGAAAGCCATCGAAGCGGGCAAGTAG
- a CDS encoding carbohydrate ABC transporter permease, with protein MVWLSSRWRIALMVAPAIIVFTGLIVYPVIYSAGYSLTDFAGFGDPVFVGLKNYIDLWNDPFFWSSLRNTLIILVVSIVVLVPSSFGLALLLRRRFPGGGALRALVFAPAIIAPILIGLIWVFILDPKIGMLNHFLGWLGLPQPEWIGGNVLTPYSVALVFIWSSVGFAMTIFYAGLQQLPGDVIEASSLDGASGWKQLLYVTVPLMKESFAIASVLLITNVFKIFELVYVLTNGGPVHRSETLVSYMYFITFTNQQYGSGMALAVIITVLGAVVSLAYLLVLRGRKSE; from the coding sequence GTGGTCTGGCTCAGCTCGCGCTGGCGAATCGCACTCATGGTCGCACCGGCGATCATCGTCTTCACCGGACTGATCGTCTACCCGGTGATCTATTCGGCCGGCTACAGTCTCACCGACTTCGCTGGGTTCGGCGACCCCGTGTTCGTCGGCCTCAAGAACTACATAGATCTGTGGAACGACCCGTTCTTCTGGTCGTCACTGAGGAACACCCTGATCATCCTCGTCGTCAGCATCGTCGTACTGGTGCCAAGCTCGTTCGGCCTCGCGCTGCTGCTGCGCCGTCGTTTTCCGGGCGGTGGTGCACTTCGCGCCCTGGTGTTCGCACCGGCGATCATTGCGCCGATCCTGATCGGACTCATCTGGGTCTTCATTCTCGACCCGAAGATCGGCATGCTGAACCACTTTCTCGGCTGGCTCGGCCTTCCCCAGCCGGAGTGGATCGGCGGCAACGTCTTGACCCCGTATTCCGTCGCCCTCGTCTTCATCTGGAGCAGCGTCGGCTTCGCCATGACCATCTTCTACGCAGGGCTGCAACAGCTTCCCGGCGACGTCATCGAGGCGAGCTCACTCGACGGCGCGAGCGGCTGGAAGCAACTTCTCTACGTGACGGTGCCTCTCATGAAAGAAAGCTTCGCGATCGCCTCCGTGCTCCTCATCACCAACGTCTTCAAGATCTTCGAACTCGTATACGTGCTCACGAATGGAGGTCCCGTGCACCGCTCGGAGACTCTCGTCAGCTACATGTACTTCATCACCTTCACCAACCAGCAATACGGATCCGGGATGGCGTTGGCCGTGATCATCACGGTTCTCGGGGCGGTCGTGTCGCTCGCCTACCTGTTGGTCCTGAGAGGCAGGAAATCCGAATGA
- a CDS encoding carbohydrate ABC transporter permease: protein MSSAVQTAPTATTPTPTPVPTAARERRRRKGGIIAAVAAYLITFLVLLPIVWIVLLSFQSSSKILSNPLDLSSLSLTNYVHALTSLPLAQMYGNTILLAVVSVTIGTAISFMVSFALTRMIFRRRRVQSALRFYLLAGLAVPVYILLFPVYRLDLAIGVFGSYAALIIPYVGVSIPFNTLLLTGFLRDLPSEIEEAAIIDGAGLSRLIWSVVLPVMRPVIATVLIFNVVYVFNEFPFASILINNPDMVTVSLAVSQFQGQYSIDYGGMMAAATLVLIPQLVIYAIFQKQVIAGMTVGAVKG from the coding sequence ATGAGCTCCGCAGTGCAGACCGCGCCCACCGCCACCACCCCCACGCCGACACCGGTGCCGACCGCCGCACGGGAGCGACGCCGACGCAAGGGTGGAATCATCGCGGCCGTCGCCGCGTACCTCATCACTTTTCTCGTGCTGCTGCCCATCGTCTGGATCGTGCTGCTCTCATTCCAGTCGAGCTCGAAGATCCTCTCGAACCCGCTCGATCTGAGCTCGCTCAGCCTGACGAACTACGTCCACGCACTCACCTCGCTCCCGCTCGCCCAGATGTACGGCAACACCATCCTTCTTGCCGTCGTCTCGGTGACGATCGGCACCGCCATCTCATTCATGGTCTCGTTCGCACTGACCCGAATGATCTTCCGGCGCAGGCGGGTGCAGTCAGCGCTACGGTTCTACCTGCTCGCCGGCCTCGCCGTTCCGGTCTACATCCTGCTGTTCCCGGTCTATCGGCTCGACCTCGCGATCGGCGTCTTCGGCTCCTATGCGGCACTCATCATCCCCTATGTGGGTGTCTCGATCCCCTTCAACACGTTGCTGTTGACCGGCTTCCTGCGTGACCTGCCGAGCGAGATCGAGGAGGCCGCAATCATCGACGGCGCCGGGCTCTCTCGGCTCATCTGGAGCGTCGTGCTGCCCGTCATGCGTCCCGTCATCGCAACCGTGCTGATCTTCAACGTCGTCTACGTCTTCAACGAGTTCCCATTCGCGTCCATCCTCATCAACAATCCCGACATGGTGACCGTTTCACTCGCGGTGTCGCAGTTCCAGGGCCAGTACAGCATCGACTACGGCGGGATGATGGCTGCGGCGACTCTTGTCCTCATCCCCCAGCTCGTGATTTATGCGATCTTCCAGAAACAGGTGATTGCGGGGATGACCGTGGGAGCCGTGAAGGGCTAG
- a CDS encoding VOC family protein, with the protein MISATFNHTIIASKDRNESAQFYRELIEASEAPSWGPFSNILLDGGVMLQFAEPPVEIQMQHYAFLVDEELFDRAYSRLVDWDVTHWADPQMTRSGETNTEHGGRGVYFKDPAGHAIELITQPYL; encoded by the coding sequence ATCATTTCAGCAACGTTCAACCACACCATCATCGCCTCGAAGGATCGCAACGAGTCCGCCCAGTTCTATCGGGAACTCATCGAAGCATCGGAAGCCCCATCCTGGGGGCCGTTCAGCAACATTCTCCTCGACGGCGGCGTGATGCTGCAGTTCGCGGAACCGCCCGTAGAAATCCAGATGCAGCACTATGCATTCCTGGTCGACGAGGAACTCTTCGACCGCGCGTACTCACGCCTGGTCGACTGGGACGTCACCCACTGGGCGGACCCGCAGATGACCCGTTCGGGAGAGACGAACACCGAGCACGGCGGACGAGGGGTCTATTTCAAGGACCCCGCCGGCCACGCCATTGAACTCATCACCCAGCCCTACCTCTAG
- the pyrE gene encoding orotate phosphoribosyltransferase — MDAPISELARDIDAACRLSGEFTLRSGLISSEYFDKYRFETKPGLLRRVAEAMVPLLPTDTEALGGLELGGVPIATMVSSLTGLPTLFVRKEAKPYGTRKLAEGDDVAGIQVTLIEDVITTGGAVRNAAVALRSLGARVHTVVCAIDRSDPGHNILDTIELTTVSVLTKSMLDAAHE, encoded by the coding sequence GTGGATGCTCCGATCAGCGAACTTGCGCGGGATATAGACGCGGCGTGCCGGCTTTCCGGTGAATTCACGCTCAGGAGCGGCCTGATCTCCTCGGAGTACTTCGACAAGTACCGGTTTGAGACCAAGCCGGGGCTGCTGCGTCGCGTCGCCGAGGCGATGGTCCCACTGCTGCCGACGGACACCGAAGCGCTGGGCGGCCTCGAGCTCGGCGGGGTGCCGATCGCCACGATGGTCAGTTCGCTGACTGGATTACCGACACTGTTCGTCAGGAAAGAAGCCAAGCCGTACGGCACGCGGAAGCTTGCAGAGGGTGACGATGTGGCCGGTATTCAGGTCACCCTGATCGAAGACGTCATCACGACCGGGGGTGCCGTGCGCAACGCCGCGGTCGCGCTCCGGAGCCTCGGTGCGCGGGTGCACACCGTGGTCTGTGCGATCGATCGATCTGACCCTGGCCACAACATCCTCGACACGATCGAGTTGACGACCGTGTCCGTCCTGACCAAGAGCATGCTCGACGCCGCTCACGAATGA
- a CDS encoding serine hydrolase domain-containing protein, producing MGATSAEVVLARFVAAVDSERLGVYGVHIRVGKETASHRWRSDDRENLYSVSKGVCALATGIAIDEGLLDLDRRIIDVFGDFPLGPGVGDVTLRHLLTMTSGIDFLWFGHEPIPWPDLAAEMLRRPSAGRRFQYSDVSTYVAMRILAEQVGDVRDWLMPRLFEPLEIENPQWHRCPLGFILGGTGLELRTNELARISDVLIDRGSWKGDVLVSPGWVDAMHTSWVETGRPSPMDRYGLATWAGPDDAWRLEGRYGQFVVVHGDAVVTITAHEESLEDRLSELAVQLTA from the coding sequence ATGGGGGCGACCTCTGCTGAAGTGGTGTTGGCGCGGTTCGTGGCGGCGGTCGATTCGGAACGGCTGGGCGTTTACGGTGTACACATCCGAGTGGGCAAGGAGACGGCGTCGCACCGTTGGCGTAGCGATGATCGCGAAAACTTGTACTCGGTGTCCAAGGGCGTGTGCGCGTTAGCCACTGGCATCGCCATCGATGAGGGCCTGCTCGACCTGGATCGGAGGATCATCGACGTTTTCGGGGACTTCCCTCTCGGGCCGGGAGTTGGTGATGTCACCCTGAGACATCTGCTCACAATGACCAGCGGAATTGACTTCCTGTGGTTCGGCCACGAGCCGATTCCCTGGCCCGACTTAGCGGCGGAAATGCTTCGCCGCCCCTCTGCCGGTCGTCGCTTCCAGTACTCCGACGTGAGCACGTATGTGGCGATGCGGATACTGGCCGAGCAGGTGGGTGATGTTCGCGACTGGCTGATGCCACGCCTGTTCGAGCCATTGGAGATTGAAAACCCGCAGTGGCATCGTTGCCCGCTCGGCTTCATCCTTGGCGGCACCGGTCTTGAACTTCGCACCAACGAACTGGCGCGCATCAGCGATGTACTCATCGATCGCGGGAGCTGGAAGGGCGACGTTCTCGTGTCACCGGGCTGGGTAGATGCAATGCACACATCCTGGGTTGAAACGGGGCGCCCGTCACCTATGGACCGATACGGATTAGCGACCTGGGCGGGACCGGACGACGCCTGGCGACTCGAGGGGCGATACGGCCAGTTCGTCGTTGTGCACGGCGACGCCGTTGTTACGATCACGGCGCACGAAGAGTCGCTTGAGGACCGACTCTCCGAACTAGCGGTTCAGCTCACTGCCTGA
- a CDS encoding TetR family transcriptional regulator: MTRWEPNAEERLRAAAIELFLERGYENVTVAQIAERAGLTRRTFSRYFADKRDVLFAGSDQLPGALADAMRRVDSTLAPFQAMLQALADVSEMLAERVAEYASQRREVIAASPELQERGHAKFAAVAAGLAAGLRERGADPSAAELFADVGVAIFRRGFDRWAAAPREATLASRIHEAANQLRDAAENISTT; encoded by the coding sequence ATGACCAGGTGGGAGCCAAACGCCGAGGAACGCTTGCGCGCGGCCGCCATCGAGTTGTTCCTCGAGCGCGGCTACGAGAACGTCACCGTCGCGCAGATCGCGGAGCGTGCAGGCCTGACTCGGCGCACATTCTCTCGCTACTTCGCCGACAAACGTGACGTACTCTTCGCGGGCTCGGACCAACTGCCAGGCGCACTCGCAGACGCAATGCGGCGGGTGGACTCCACTCTCGCCCCGTTCCAGGCCATGCTTCAGGCCCTGGCTGACGTCAGCGAGATGCTCGCTGAGCGCGTCGCCGAGTACGCATCGCAGCGCCGTGAGGTCATCGCCGCGAGCCCTGAACTACAGGAGCGCGGGCACGCGAAATTCGCCGCCGTCGCCGCCGGCCTCGCCGCGGGACTGCGTGAACGTGGCGCCGATCCATCGGCAGCCGAGCTATTCGCGGACGTCGGTGTCGCGATTTTCCGCAGAGGCTTCGATCGGTGGGCGGCTGCCCCTCGTGAAGCCACACTGGCCTCACGCATTCACGAAGCGGCGAATCAACTCAGGGACGCAGCAGAAAACATCAGCACAACCTGA
- a CDS encoding SDR family oxidoreductase, translating to MTLASETDMSMDGQQVIIVGGSSGMGLATARAAARQGANVTIASSSRQRIDAALRELPHGCAGAVVDVRDEAQIAAVLEQFDEIDHLVFTAGDDFTPKPLAELDLRDARSILDVRFWGAVTVIKHAIGRLRSTGSISLTTGTVGQRPMPGAALAAAGAGATEALVRGLAVELAPIRVNAVRAGAVRTPMWDRVAAPQRDAIFARLSQRTLVGAVGEPEQIAMAHLYLMHNGYVTGTTLAVDGGSLLTAN from the coding sequence ATGACACTCGCATCGGAGACAGACATGAGCATGGACGGACAGCAGGTCATCATCGTCGGAGGAAGCTCCGGCATGGGGTTGGCGACGGCGCGGGCAGCAGCACGCCAAGGTGCGAACGTGACCATCGCATCAAGCAGCCGGCAGCGCATCGACGCAGCGTTACGCGAGCTGCCCCACGGATGCGCGGGTGCCGTGGTGGATGTTCGAGACGAGGCCCAGATCGCGGCCGTCCTCGAGCAGTTCGACGAGATAGATCACCTGGTCTTCACCGCCGGCGATGACTTCACACCCAAGCCGCTGGCCGAGCTCGACCTCCGGGATGCGCGCTCCATCCTCGACGTCCGATTCTGGGGTGCCGTCACGGTTATCAAGCATGCGATAGGGCGACTGCGCTCGACCGGCTCCATCTCGCTCACCACCGGCACGGTAGGGCAACGTCCGATGCCTGGCGCCGCGCTCGCGGCCGCAGGTGCCGGTGCAACGGAAGCGCTCGTACGAGGCTTGGCTGTAGAGCTTGCCCCGATCCGCGTCAACGCCGTCCGGGCCGGCGCAGTCCGGACCCCGATGTGGGACCGCGTCGCCGCCCCGCAGAGAGACGCCATCTTCGCTCGCCTCTCGCAGCGCACACTTGTCGGAGCCGTCGGCGAACCGGAACAAATTGCTATGGCACACCTCTATCTGATGCACAACGGCTACGTAACTGGCACCACCCTCGCGGTCGACGGAGGCTCACTGCTGACCGCGAACTAA
- a CDS encoding YybH family protein encodes MERERAAKPEDLSRLFVARANAGDVDGLTELYESEAVLALPGGRPAVGAAAIRHFYEQLLANRPTFTPGPQRQALLSGDYALTSTRIPGGATTEVAHRQPDGTWRWIIDQPNILGD; translated from the coding sequence GTGGAGCGGGAGCGGGCAGCCAAGCCTGAAGATCTGAGTCGACTGTTCGTCGCCCGTGCCAACGCGGGCGATGTGGACGGACTGACTGAACTGTATGAATCAGAAGCAGTGCTCGCATTGCCGGGCGGCCGGCCGGCAGTTGGGGCCGCCGCGATCCGGCACTTCTACGAACAGTTGCTCGCCAATCGGCCGACGTTCACGCCGGGACCACAACGGCAGGCGCTACTCAGCGGTGATTACGCACTGACCTCGACGCGGATTCCGGGGGGAGCTACCACCGAGGTAGCTCACCGGCAGCCGGACGGCACCTGGCGATGGATTATCGACCAGCCCAATATCCTCGGCGACTAG
- a CDS encoding HAD family hydrolase, which produces MPPPLNSQNVIAFIWDFDKTLTPGYMQQPLFDEYGVDARAFWDEVNSLVGHYASRGLLVSKDTAYLGHMLSYIDGGPFEGLTNAKLRELGALVPLAPGMPQLMDRMRAIVSENDRFMHNDIKVEHYIVSTGLRQMIEGNPIRKHVDGIWACELLSDPPRNGYLEELSSMEMTDKLTQVGYVLDNTTKTRAIFEINKGVNVEPGLDVNARMDPDERRVPIQHMIYIADGPSDVPVFSLVGRQGGATLGVWTDPTNYENVKRLEDDGRVNSIARADYSEGLDADMWLSASLRDIATRICDARDRRLSNIAAPGGHVV; this is translated from the coding sequence ATGCCACCGCCGCTCAACTCTCAGAACGTAATCGCGTTCATCTGGGATTTTGATAAGACGCTCACACCCGGATACATGCAACAACCGTTGTTTGACGAATATGGTGTCGACGCCAGAGCCTTTTGGGATGAAGTCAACTCGCTGGTGGGCCATTATGCGTCGAGGGGGCTCCTCGTCTCGAAAGACACGGCATATCTGGGTCACATGCTGAGCTACATTGACGGGGGACCGTTCGAGGGGCTAACTAACGCCAAGTTGCGCGAGCTAGGCGCGTTAGTCCCACTCGCGCCGGGGATGCCCCAACTCATGGATCGTATGCGCGCGATCGTTTCCGAAAATGATCGGTTCATGCACAACGACATCAAAGTCGAGCACTACATCGTTTCCACCGGACTCCGACAGATGATCGAGGGAAACCCAATTCGCAAGCATGTCGACGGCATCTGGGCCTGCGAGTTGCTTTCCGACCCGCCGCGAAATGGCTATCTTGAAGAACTAAGCTCCATGGAAATGACTGACAAGTTGACTCAAGTCGGTTACGTGTTGGACAACACGACTAAGACTCGAGCGATTTTCGAAATTAATAAGGGCGTCAATGTCGAGCCGGGTCTTGACGTCAATGCGCGCATGGATCCCGACGAACGGCGAGTGCCGATTCAGCACATGATCTATATCGCGGACGGCCCTAGCGACGTTCCGGTCTTTTCGCTGGTAGGGCGTCAAGGGGGCGCCACCCTGGGCGTCTGGACCGATCCAACAAATTACGAGAATGTGAAGCGATTAGAGGACGACGGGCGTGTCAACAGCATCGCGCGAGCGGACTATAGCGAAGGCCTTGATGCCGATATGTGGCTCTCCGCCTCACTTCGAGATATCGCTACGCGCATCTGTGACGCGCGAGACCGACGTCTCAGCAATATCGCGGCGCCAGGTGGACACGTAGTTTGA
- a CDS encoding thymidylate synthase has translation MFTVDAKTAAEIWDAAWSEITTRGNHRTHVRGNYREALHSVLSLEDPRQRWVTTRVPPINPAFALAEVIWILRGRNDSAFLTAWNGKLPFYAGEGAEFYGAYGERLRSRFGFDQLSSAAEVLRSRPDQRQVVLQIWDASSDFPTGSGDSRSPDIPCNVSSLLKVVDGRLEWLQVMRSNDLVRGLPYNLVQWTTIQEVLAGWLGLEVGSYVHISDSLHIYDVDSSQFSASTSGELPLSSADLRLDERESERVFATLENAANSLAESDSPEAVLARAEPDVPSAYADWIKVLAGERLRRLGQAAEGLELAETVEDRALRAVSRAWHLKAQERA, from the coding sequence GTGTTTACAGTCGATGCGAAGACGGCCGCCGAGATCTGGGACGCGGCTTGGTCGGAGATCACCACTCGAGGCAATCATCGGACGCATGTCCGAGGAAACTACCGTGAAGCACTACATTCCGTATTGTCACTTGAAGATCCACGGCAGCGTTGGGTGACGACCAGAGTTCCTCCGATCAATCCAGCATTTGCCCTTGCAGAAGTCATCTGGATATTGCGCGGCCGCAACGACTCAGCTTTCTTGACAGCCTGGAATGGCAAGCTTCCGTTTTACGCCGGTGAGGGCGCCGAGTTCTATGGTGCCTACGGTGAACGGCTCCGGTCCAGATTTGGTTTTGATCAGTTGTCGAGCGCAGCCGAGGTGCTCCGCTCCAGGCCAGACCAACGTCAGGTAGTCCTGCAGATCTGGGACGCGAGTTCAGACTTCCCGACAGGATCGGGAGACAGTCGCTCACCGGACATTCCGTGCAACGTTTCTTCCTTGCTGAAGGTAGTCGACGGACGGCTCGAGTGGCTCCAGGTGATGCGGAGCAATGATTTGGTGCGCGGCCTACCGTACAACCTAGTGCAATGGACAACCATCCAGGAGGTACTAGCGGGGTGGCTCGGCTTGGAGGTCGGAAGCTATGTTCACATTAGCGACAGCCTCCACATTTACGACGTGGATTCTTCCCAGTTCTCCGCGAGCACAAGCGGCGAGCTCCCGCTAAGCAGCGCTGACCTCCGCTTAGACGAACGGGAAAGTGAGCGGGTATTTGCCACTCTGGAGAACGCGGCGAATTCGCTCGCCGAGAGCGACTCGCCCGAAGCCGTATTGGCTCGCGCCGAGCCCGACGTACCCTCCGCTTACGCAGACTGGATCAAAGTGTTGGCTGGTGAACGACTTCGAAGACTTGGCCAAGCGGCCGAGGGGCTCGAATTGGCCGAGACGGTGGAGGACCGCGCGCTGCGAGCTGTCTCTCGTGCGTGGCATCTGAAGGCGCAAGAACGGGCCTAA
- a CDS encoding metallophosphoesterase family protein, producing the protein MSDLTLVQWSDLHFAPDGSQTLPPSRAVALASEAVRRDYGGVAVQLALSGDITTKGRQLGYAEAATAVQSAIALMNVSAVVVCPGNHDIGAVDPTGFVDFNRFAFRVTNDPNQQWDSRNPVRVVTMGAYSMVLVNSAYRGDHTVGAAPLAALETALGRTRSTHQVVILHHSPISSAYAGGGMADAYDLLALVSKFEVSAVLHGHVHSDQGLYFGGYPTLLYGAGSLGYEPDPNMNNQFVVHEFSEGRASRPRLYRYYRNLDRFGSDSA; encoded by the coding sequence ATGAGCGACCTGACGTTGGTTCAGTGGAGCGACCTTCATTTTGCTCCCGATGGATCACAAACGCTTCCGCCGAGCAGGGCGGTTGCGCTCGCTTCGGAGGCAGTACGCCGGGATTACGGCGGTGTGGCTGTGCAATTGGCGCTGTCCGGGGACATCACAACAAAGGGAAGGCAGCTTGGGTATGCCGAGGCAGCGACCGCTGTCCAGAGCGCAATTGCGCTTATGAACGTTTCTGCCGTCGTCGTATGCCCGGGTAATCACGACATCGGTGCCGTAGATCCAACCGGCTTCGTCGACTTTAACAGGTTTGCGTTCCGGGTCACGAACGATCCGAATCAGCAATGGGATTCGCGGAACCCGGTTCGAGTAGTGACCATGGGCGCTTACTCGATGGTTCTCGTGAATAGCGCGTACCGCGGCGACCACACTGTCGGAGCTGCGCCGCTTGCAGCCCTAGAGACGGCTTTAGGACGCACCCGATCTACGCACCAAGTTGTTATCTTGCATCACAGCCCGATCTCGAGCGCTTACGCCGGCGGAGGCATGGCCGACGCTTATGATCTGCTTGCCCTCGTCAGCAAGTTCGAAGTGTCTGCGGTACTCCACGGACACGTCCATAGTGATCAAGGACTCTACTTCGGCGGATACCCCACACTTCTATATGGCGCCGGCTCCCTTGGATACGAACCCGACCCAAACATGAATAACCAGTTCGTCGTCCACGAGTTCTCCGAGGGAAGGGCGTCACGACCTCGGCTCTATCGCTACTATCGCAATTTGGACCGATTTGGGAGCGACTCCGCATGA
- the tmk gene encoding dTMP kinase, with product MSITTRGRFIVFEGIDASGKSTQVNRLAEMVSAAGRKVHITAEPTTGPIGSLIRQAFSGRTPLDDRVIAALFVADRIDHLTNERDGILELLGRGIDVISDRYYLSSVAYHSSDIDMNWVVRANELSTDLLLPDLTIYLDVAPAVALRRLQSRAQQTDKFEVFERLSAAHNNYERAIELLGTRDNIQVISADGTLEEIAVEVQAVVNRSAGDVFQQAISTV from the coding sequence ATGAGTATCACGACGCGGGGACGCTTCATTGTCTTCGAGGGAATCGATGCGTCCGGAAAATCCACGCAAGTAAATCGGCTCGCCGAGATGGTAAGTGCGGCGGGCAGGAAGGTGCACATTACTGCCGAGCCCACAACAGGACCAATCGGTTCGCTTATTCGCCAGGCATTTAGTGGTCGCACACCCCTCGATGATCGAGTTATCGCCGCGCTATTCGTTGCCGATCGGATCGACCACCTCACGAATGAACGTGATGGCATCCTTGAGCTGCTCGGCCGAGGCATCGACGTCATTAGCGACCGCTATTACCTCTCGTCAGTTGCTTACCATTCGAGTGACATCGACATGAATTGGGTTGTCCGTGCCAACGAGCTGAGTACTGACCTCCTGCTTCCTGACCTGACGATCTATCTTGATGTCGCGCCAGCCGTCGCACTGCGCCGCCTCCAATCGCGAGCGCAGCAAACCGACAAGTTCGAAGTTTTCGAGCGCCTGAGTGCAGCACACAACAACTATGAGCGCGCTATCGAGCTGCTCGGAACCCGCGACAACATCCAAGTCATTTCGGCCGACGGAACTCTTGAAGAGATAGCGGTGGAGGTTCAAGCGGTAGTGAATAGATCAGCCGGGGATGTCTTCCAACAAGCGATTTCGACTGTGTGA